ttttgttCAGCTTTGCCCTACTTTTGTTAGAAGTGCTGATTACGCATACTTAAAGATTTAGGTCACAGCCCTTTCTTTTCCAGGTGATTAAGGAAGAATTTTTATTGGGGTTAGGATTAATTCAACAATGATTATGCCTATTAAATCAATTTTCCCTCCAGTTTCTATAGAGGAAGTATTTGACAATGTCCATATGGATGTCTCTTGTTTCTTCAGTtgccattttaaaattgaattcatttaatttctcctgGATTTctaaatgattattttaaattcattcatagcaccaaagtaatttattttttgttatgggTTCTTAAATTTTGACTGTTGTAGATCCTCCAAAGATTAGAGGCACCGAATGAAAAAATATGACTGTTAACTACTCAAGTGTAGGACCTTAGGCACAAAACCAAAattccatttcattcttcagctGTGTTTTGATTGAAGAGAGTTGTATATTGCATTTGATTTGATGTTAGTGTTCATTCAGTAAATGTAACATCTGTACTGTGTAAGACAGAATGCTTTAGAAGCTATTGGGATTCaaatagcaataaaataatcTCTAGTTTTGTCTGTTATAGGACATAAGAGAAATATATGTACAAGTAATTGTGTAAGCTTAGAATAGTAGGGCTGAGAAGGACCCTTATAGCTCCTAGAAGATAGTATGTTGTGGGCGCTGTAAGAGAGTGAAAAACATGATAATAGAAGTTCAGAGGCGAGAGATTGTTTTTGGCCTGAAGGATGAAGGAAGACAGCTAAGGAGGTGGCTTTGGAACTGGACATTGAAAGATGATTGGGAGACAAGAGCATTTCATTTGGATAGAATGGCAGAATGATGGTCGCTGATGCTTATAATACTTCCGTACAGGATGGGGAGTATGGGAAGTGCAGGGCATAGTcagagaacactgaatttggcTGTGGTGTAgggcgtgtgtgtatgtgtgtgtgtgtgtataaaataatcttgaatttttttcagtatttgctgggaaacaaaattttacaaaaactaTTCTCTAGAGCAGTGATTTCAGAAGAAAACTTTCCAGCTTATAGAGGTAGAAATGTGTTGGGTTGCCAGGTTAGAATTCATTAACAACTTTATTCCCTGAATCTAGCAGCGAGCATCCTCTTCCTACGTTGTGAGTCTTGACACTGCTGCCGTTTTCTGTGTTCAGTTGGTAAAAGATTTATACCTTTGTTTAAAACATTACTTGATTTCTACCTTCCCTCAACATTTCTGACTCTTTAAATAAAAGTCATCTCTCCCTTTGTGAATTGCTAAGATTGACCATGTAGACCCTATTGCTTTTCATCCAGATTGGATGAATAACTTAAAATAGCATTTTGAAATACTTTGTTatatcttttcccctcccttctccgtGCCTAATACCTGAAAGTGCTGCATAAATTTTCTCTGACCTCTTGAATAGGAACTTGGAGTTGTATTCAACCTTAAACGTGTGTTATTAGTCTAGATGtacaatctttttaaaaagcccTTTTTAGAAGCTGAGGTAATTATGATTTATTTCTTGAGGCAAAAATAAgtagattttaattttatttgtagtaTATTATTGGGAAGTAGCAGTACTGACTTTGCTTCTCTAATGGTGTTATTTCTGTAGGCTTTCTGATTAGCTTGTTATATTCCAGTCTTTTTGAGAAATTAGTCAGCCTCCTTTTGGCATATTTACCTTTCCCATGATTCTTCATGGGCCTCTTTCCATTAATTCTCATCAGCCCTCTGTCCCACAGTTCACCTGCATCATACCGTGTTTATTGACCACATGCTAGCTGTTGAAGCAATGACTAACTTTGTGTCCATTAAGAAAGGTAGTAGAACATATTACGAACAAAAGGCAACATAAAGCTGTTGCTAAGTGGTTTTCAGTGCAGTTTTTACATTTTGACCCCAAAATGCTTCATAGTTGATTTAATAAAAGTAGATTTATAATATTTAGACATCTCCTTAAATTTCCTTTGGTATAGTTTCAGTAGTCCAGTTAAAAACAAGATGGTATAATgtaaaaaaatctctctctctcccctccccattaccCTTAGAGGAAGAACCAAAAGAACTAAAAGAAACTCCAGTGGcagaaggggaagaagatgaGGACAGTGATGAAGATATTGAACCAATTGCTGAGTTCAGATTTGTACCGAGTGACAAGTCAGCATGTGAGTATTCTCCTGTTCACTGGTTTTTCTTTCATTGAGTAAAAGCTTATAGCCTACGTGAGTGTTTATTCTCAATTTCAGTATCTTTGATAATACAGTAATACAAGGTTGGAGCAGTGGGGTATTTGGGGGAGGCGGGGCGGAGAGGAAATGCtagattaggagtcagaagacctggggttgGATTTTTGGCTCTGTCACTTTTACttcccatgtgaccttgagctagtCATCTGTCAGATGAAGAGGTAAGAGGGTTGtgctaaatgatttttaaaatcttaaaagttCTGAATCCTGTGGTCAGTGAACACTGAGGGATATTTGTTTtcagaaaatacatttaattaccAATTGTCCAGCATATCAGAGAAGTACATAGTTCTGGTCATTTTTCCCCAatgttctattaaaaaaaagttttatgttGCCTTTAGTTATTCCGTACTCAGTTCTTTATTGTGTACTCGTTGaatccttccttgtaacaaaggaaaaaagctaATGATTGAGCAGTCTAGCGTTAGTCTAACAGTGTATATACCACATTCCACATCCATAATCCTCCCTTTCCTTTGAGGGGAGGAAGGTTTGTTTCCTGATGTGTTTCAGGACAGATTGTTCATTACAGTTCATCATTTTCCCAcggcacagtagcattccattacatgtTTACATACCACGGTTTTGTCAGCCATGTATTAAATCACTGGGCACACATTTTGTTTGTAGCATTTCGCTTTACCCAAAAGAAtattgctgtgaatattttgtagGATAGTATTTTGTCCTGTACATTGGatctttcttttctgtcactGACTTTTTTGTGGGTCAGGGCGTTAGAGCAGGTAATAGCCATCCAGTAGGAGGAGGACTGAATCAGaaggtatgaacagtttagtaacttttcttaCGTAATACTCAATTGTTTCAAGAGCAATTGGGCCAATTCACAGCCTTTCCAGTCCCACAActtatttgtaagatgaggggagatgaattctgaggtcccttccagccctaaatctgtaTTCATATAGTCTGTATTCATCATAATCTCATTAGGCTCATTTTTCTTGTTGACTGAAGAAAagatggtttatttatttattgttcagTGGAAGCGTTGTTTGCTGCAATGTGTGAATGTCAAGCTTTACATCCAGATCCTGAGGATGAAGATTCAGATGATTATGATGGAGAAGAATATGATGTGGAAGCACACGGTTAGTGAAATGTTGTGCTTCAGTTTTGATTCAACCTATCTGTTGTGGCAGAGGTTTATAATCCTTTATGGGTATGTGTGTTATGTGGTACAGTGTtggtatttgttttatttgtctaCATATAGAAAGATGAATGTCACAGTTTATTCCTTTTATCTTTTGAATAAGCAAACACATGCAAAATATCACATACTTAGGCCACAGCATGTGAGAAAAAGGTATCAGTAGAATAAAAACAAGGCATGAAAAAGGAACCTGGGATGATGTCTTATTCTCCTAAGACTGAGTCCTGTTTTTTACCCACTTTAACGGATCATTTCCACTTTTCAAAAAACTCTTCTTTGTCATTTCTGTAGGATAGACCCTGACTATGAGATGTTGTTCGCTGACCTAGGACAGTCAGTATCCTGAAAGAACTGTCCTGGTCCCAATTGGTcttgtgtgcacacacataattTACTTGTATGTATGTTAATGTTTCCTTTCCTTTACATACTGTGTCATATCTGACACAAACCCCTCTTCTGGGATTTTGCCTCTCATGGCTAAACATTTACTTACTTCTTGTataaagcattttcctttgtTCATATAGCATTCTTCACCCTCTAAAGCTTTTGGTCCTTTTGGGAAGGATTACTGCATACTGGGGTGTATGCCTGTTGGATTTATTTCTCCACTGCCCTCCTGCTTGAGTTTTGAGTTCTGGAGCCAGAATttaattgtattttcttttaagcAGCAACATGttaacatggatttttttttctaagtgttATGCCATAACTtgaagtaataatagctagcatttgcataatgctctaagatttgcaaagtactttgttatctcatttggttttttaaaaatttgtacatTCAGAACAAGGACAGGGGGATATTCCTACATTTTACACCTACGAAGAAGGATTGTCTCATTTAACTGCAGAAGGACAAGCTACTCTGGAGCGATTGGAAGGAATGCTTGCTCAGTCTGTGAGCAGCCAATATAACATGGCTGGAGTAAGGACAGAAGACTCAATTAGGGATTATGAAGGTGAGTCTTTTCCAGAACTTTTATATTAGGCCTGAACAATAACATCAGATATTCAGTCTTTTCTTCATGGGTTTCTAGTTTTAGAACTGGCAGGGGCCTTAGAAGGCCAGCTAGTCCAGTCTCCTCGTCTTagggatgagtaaactgaggcccactgaAGAGAAATTGACCTGCcgaaggtcacataggtagtaaatcaCTCTTCGgtggggatttgaatccaggccttgggactccaaattcagtatccGTTGTACCACTCTGCTTCTGGTACATGCCACCTAAGTCCTTTTGGATGCTTTCCACAAAGCTGACAGTTTAAAAACTTTGACCAAAGTATGGTGGTTGCTCATAGGGAGTGAAAGTTGTATAATTCTAATGCTGAAACTGGTAGAGATTGGGAGAGCAGGGTTTGCTGACTGCTAGACACTTAAGACATTGCAAAATTGACATTAAATTCTGCTAATTCATTTCTGGGCAAGAATTCTGAGCAGGCAGGAATTAATCTTCTggaggaaggcactagtagcCAGGGAATCAGAAAAAGCCTCCTGGAAAAAGTGGGATTTCAGCTGAGCCTTGTAGGACTCTAGGAAGCCTAGGAAGAGCCTAGGAAGAACTTAGGAGTGGTGAGGAACTATTCTAGGACACCTTTGAGGAAGCTAGGTGAGAGGTAGTGCGGGCCTAAGCTAGGGTGGCAGCcgtttgagtggagagaagaggacagccGGGAGAGGTTGTGAAACAGTGGGTTTGTGGGGTAAGGGTCAGTCTCAGGATGTAAACCTTTGGGTCTGAGAGGATAGGTAGTATCCTTGACAGTAATGGGAAAGTTTGGAATGGGGGAAGCTTTAGAGGAaatgataatgaattctgttttggatatgttcaTGAGGGACATTGAGTTCTAGATGTCCAAACAGTTGGTGATgagggactggaactcaggagagaaactagggaAGGATATATAACTCTGGGAATTATTTGCATAGAGACAGTCATTAAATCCAAGGGAGCAGAAGAGGGGAGCAGATAGAGAAtaaaggaatggagagaaaagccaggacagagccttgagggcaCCCATGATTTGtgagcatgacctggatgaagaagcagcaaaggagacttaggaggagtggtcagacaggtaggaggagaaccagagaaCAGTGTCCCAAAAGCTTGAAGAACAAGCGCATGATCAGCAGCTtccaaagctgcagagaggtcagcaGGAATAGAGGTGGAGAGAAGACCAGGGAAATGTATAATTCAGAGATCACAGGTCACTTTGGCAAGGgtcagtttcagttgaatgatgagtcAGAAGGTagagtgggagaagggaaaatgggagCACCTCATGTCTATCATTTCCTAAGGAGTATGActgaggatgagagaagaatgGTCAGGTTGAGAGCATTTTAAAACTGGAGGAAACATCGTACGTAGAGGCAGCAGGGAAGGCACCAGTGGATAGGGGGAAATCACAAAAGAGAGCATGAGTGGGATCATAGTGGGAAAAGATTAGACCCTTGTAGCACTCCACACTTCATTTTTAAACAGTCTTTTATCTAAACTTGAATTTCCCCTCTAGGGGGGAAAGGTAAGTGTTACTGCACCTTAGCTTTTGAAAAAGGAtttgaatggggggggggaaatggGGCTTCAGAATACAATTCTGTTCCTGTAATGATCTTTCATTCCATGTTTATATGCCTAGGTGGTTATTACCTAGAAATTCTCTCCCATTTTCAGAGTTAATTGTATAAGTTACAGAATGAcgtgactctgtctctctccccgcgccccctctctcctcctcaccaaaccttaaacccatttcactctggagctcacaaattggaccacaataggtggtctaattaaaggggtcatcctttggctcacttttttttttttattagattttttatttttaatttacaacactgagttctacataattttgagttccaagttttctcccctcccccccagatggcatggaatctgatatatcttctacgtataacacactagtcaaattgtgaagaagaattatgaccaatggaatgaattatgagaaaggaaacagaaccaaaaaaacccaccaaagcaaaaacaaaaaacaaaagagaaaaaaaaaggggaagaaaaaaaggcaagcataaagtgtgcctcaatctgcattcagactccatagttctttctctggatgtagatagcactctccatcctgagtcctttggagttgtcttgagaggagcaaagtctatcagggttagtcgtcacagaatccCTGTGTCTGTGggtgtgtataatgttctcctggttctgatgcgcttgttcagccattacccaattgatgggcatccccttgatttccaattctttgctaccacaaaaagagccgctataaatatttttgtacatatgggtccttttcccgcttgtgtgatgtctttgggatataaccctagaagtggtattgctgggtcaaagggtatgaacatttgtatagccctttgggcatagttccaagttgctctccagaatggctggatcagctcacaactccatgagcaatgtaacaatgttccaattttcccacatcctctccagcatttatcattttcttgttttgttattttagccaatctgacaggagagatgtggtacctaagagttgttttgatttgcatttctctaatcagtagtgatccagagcattttttcatatgcctgtagatgtTCTATTTTAAATCATTTCCAGCTTCTTGCCATCAGAGGATGCCAGCTCTTTTTCTGTCATAATGTAACTTACTCTGAACAAAAGTATTCACaattcacagaattttaaagttagAAGGGCAGCCATACAGCCACAAC
This Trichosurus vulpecula isolate mTriVul1 chromosome 2, mTriVul1.pri, whole genome shotgun sequence DNA region includes the following protein-coding sequences:
- the CLNS1A gene encoding methylosome subunit pICln, which encodes MSFLKSFPPPSPEDGLRQQQPDTEAVLDGKGLGTGTLYIAESRLSWLDGSGIGFSLDYPTISLHAVSRDLNAYPQEHLYVMVNARFGEEEPKELKETPVAEGEEDEDSDEDIEPIAEFRFVPSDKSALEALFAAMCECQALHPDPEDEDSDDYDGEEYDVEAHEQGQGDIPTFYTYEEGLSHLTAEGQATLERLEGMLAQSVSSQYNMAGVRTEDSIRDYEDGMEIDTAPTVAGQFEDADVDH